CCGCGAGACGGTTTCGATCCGCCCGTCCCGCACGAGAACATCCCGCACCTCATCCATCCCCGCGGAGGGATCGATCACCCGGCCTCCGGCGAGGAGGAGCGACCCGCTCACGGTCCCCCCACCTTGGCGTCTTCGGCCAGCTCCGGGCGCCCGCCGGCGAGCAGGTAGAGGACGGCCATCCGCACGGCGACCCCGTTCGTCACCTGCGGGAGGATCACCGAGCGCGGCCCGTCCGCCACGTCGGAGTCGATCTCGACGCCCCGATTCATGGGCCCCGGGTGGAGGACGATCACCTCATCGCCGGCGCGGCCCAGACGCTCGGAACTGACGCCGAACACGCGGTTGTATTCGCGCAGCGAGGGGACGTAGCCGCCCTCCATCCGCTCCAGCTGAAGCCGCAGTACGTAGAGCACGTCGCACCACTCGATCGCCTCCTCGATCGAGTCGAGCCGCTGCACGCCCAGCTCCTCGATCCCGGCCGGGATCAGGGTGCGCGGCCCGCACACCGCGACCTCGGCTCCGCACTTCAGGAGGCCCCAGATGTTCGAGCGCGCGACGCGCGAGTGGAGGATGTCGCCGACGATGCAGACGCGCCGGCCCGCGATGGCCCCGAACCGGTCCCGGATCGTCAGCAGGTCGAGGAGGGCCTGCGTGGGGTGCTCGTGCTGGCCGTCGCCGGCGTTGATGACGTTGGAGGGAATCCGGTCCGCGAGGAACTTCGCCGCTCCCGACGATCCGTGGCGCACGACGACCATGTGAATCTTCATCGCCTCGAGGTTGCGCGCCGTGTCGACGAGCGTCTCGCCCTTCTGCACGGAGGAGCCCGCGGAGGAGATGTTCACCGTATCGGCCGAGAGCCGCTTTTCCGCGAACTCGAAGCTGATGCGGGTCCGGGTCGAGGGTTCGAGAAAGAGGTTGACGATCGTCTGTCCGCGGAGGACCGGCACCTTCTTGATCTTCCGCTCGCTGATCTCTTTGAAGGGTTCCGCGGTATCGAGAATCGCCTCGATCTGCCCCCCCGTGAGAGATTCGAGGCCGATGAGGTCCTTCCCGAGCCCGAGGTCCCGGCCCTGGGCCGTCATGTCCCCGCCTCGGGGGCGGCGGGCAGGGCGACGATGTCGATACCCCAATCGCCGTCCGTATCCGCGACGCGCACCGCCACGTCCTGGTTGGGTCCGACTTCGATCACGCGGCCCACGTAGTCGGGCTGGATCGGGAGCTGGCGTCCCCCGCGATCCACGAGGACGCAGAGCTGGATCCGGCGGGCGCGTCCGAAGTCCGACAGCTCCTGGAGCGCGGCCCGGATCGTTCGTCCCGTGTGGAGCACATCGTCCACGATGACGATGTGCGCGCCTTCGATGGACTCCGGGATGCGGGTGGTCCCAACCGTGGGGAGCGCGCCGACCTGCCCGAAATCATCTCGATAGAGCGTGATGTCGAGCGAACCGATGGGGATGGAGCCGCGCGTCGGCTCAAGGTGATGGCCGATCTCGGCCGCGATCGAATCGCCGCGGCGGTGGATGCCGATGAGGATGAGGCGGGCGTCGGGCTCGATCGCCCGGTCAAGCTGCGCGGAAAGCTCGGCAAGGAGCCCTCGGGCAGCGGCCTCGTCGAGGACGTTGTGCGTCAGTGTCGTCTCGGCTCCGCTCGATCCGTGGCGGGCGGCTCGGCGTGAGCAGCCCGTGGCTGCTTGGGCGGCCCCGGTCGGGCGGGAGTATAGCGACCCGCGTTGACCCTCGCGAGACGGCCCCGGTAGGTTCGGGCATGCGCATGCGATCCGACGTCTTCCGGCGCGCCGGACGGTGGCTTCTGCTGCCGGCGGTCGTCCTGCCCGGGTCCCTTCCCGGCAAAGCCTTCGCACAGGACGGCCCCTTGCTCGCGGTGGAAGGGCCCGCCGTCGTCCTCACCGACGTTCCCTTCTCTCTCACGCTTTATGCGGAGGACGGGGAGAACGCCCGCTATCGCGTGATATCCGCCGCGGGACGCGAACTCGCCGCCGGCGCCCTGCCCATCCGGTCCGAGACCTCGGTCAACGGGCTGCGGGTCGCGGCCGGGGACCTCCCGTTGTCCGTGGAGATGGACTCGGATCAGGGACGGGTGACCGCAAGTGTGGATCCGCCGCGGTTTCCGGGCTGGATCAGCCTGCTGCCGCCGATCATCGCAATTGCCCTCGCGCTCATCTTCCGCCACGTCGTCGTATCGCTCTTCTTCGGCATCTGGCTGGGCGGGTTCTTCATCGCCGGCCTCGACCCGCTGGCGGGGCTCGGGCGGACGGTGGACACGTTCATCGTGCCCTCGCTCGCCGACACCGACAACGCGTCGATCCTGATGTTCTCCGCGCTGTTGAGCGGCATGGTAGGGGTGATGTCGCGCTCCGGGGGCACGCGCGGGATCGTCGAAGCTCTTCGGCCGCTGGCCACCACGCCGCGCCGCGCGCAGCTCGCCACCTTCTTCGCAGGCGTCGGCATCTTCTTCGACGACTACGCGAACACCCTCATCGTCGGAAACACCTTCCGCCCCATCACGGACAAGCTGAAGGTGTCGCGCGAGAAGCTGGCCTACCTCGTGGATTCGACGGCCGCCCCCGTCGCCACGATCGCCTTCGTTTCGACCTGGGTCGGCTTCGAGATCTCGCTGATCCGCGACGGACTTCGCATCGCCG
This genomic stretch from Candidatus Palauibacter scopulicola harbors:
- the pyrR gene encoding bifunctional pyr operon transcriptional regulator/uracil phosphoribosyltransferase PyrR, giving the protein MRRLCREGTRAGRPPAAEATVRRAGRRRIACACPNLPGPSREGQRGSLYSRPTGAAQAATGCSRRAARHGSSGAETTLTHNVLDEAAARGLLAELSAQLDRAIEPDARLILIGIHRRGDSIAAEIGHHLEPTRGSIPIGSLDITLYRDDFGQVGALPTVGTTRIPESIEGAHIVIVDDVLHTGRTIRAALQELSDFGRARRIQLCVLVDRGGRQLPIQPDYVGRVIEVGPNQDVAVRVADTDGDWGIDIVALPAAPEAGT
- a CDS encoding aspartate carbamoyltransferase catalytic subunit, which produces MTAQGRDLGLGKDLIGLESLTGGQIEAILDTAEPFKEISERKIKKVPVLRGQTIVNLFLEPSTRTRISFEFAEKRLSADTVNISSAGSSVQKGETLVDTARNLEAMKIHMVVVRHGSSGAAKFLADRIPSNVINAGDGQHEHPTQALLDLLTIRDRFGAIAGRRVCIVGDILHSRVARSNIWGLLKCGAEVAVCGPRTLIPAGIEELGVQRLDSIEEAIEWCDVLYVLRLQLERMEGGYVPSLREYNRVFGVSSERLGRAGDEVIVLHPGPMNRGVEIDSDVADGPRSVILPQVTNGVAVRMAVLYLLAGGRPELAEDAKVGGP